One genomic segment of Paraburkholderia aromaticivorans includes these proteins:
- a CDS encoding FadR/GntR family transcriptional regulator, which yields MNERKTKGLPDRIYGDILNRIVEGEYKEGERLPTEHALAERFATSRPTVREALARLRADGIIATRHGSGTTVARRPDPDVRRFAPLETLSDIRRCYEFRIVTEAGAAEQAALKADADDIAAIQHAWEQLERIIETQGIGAQDDFMFHLAVARASKNPFFITVMSFIEEQILFSMNLSRNLSLVKTVARQRLVQAEHKAVLEAIRRKDVPAAGHAMRAHLENALERMFGS from the coding sequence ATGAACGAGCGCAAGACGAAGGGTTTGCCCGACAGAATCTACGGCGACATCCTCAACCGCATAGTCGAAGGCGAATACAAGGAAGGTGAGCGCTTGCCGACCGAGCATGCGCTGGCCGAGCGTTTCGCCACGTCACGGCCAACGGTGCGCGAGGCGCTGGCGCGCTTGCGGGCCGACGGCATCATCGCGACGCGGCACGGGTCGGGCACAACGGTCGCGCGCCGCCCGGACCCCGACGTGCGCCGCTTTGCGCCGCTCGAAACGCTGTCCGACATCCGCCGCTGCTATGAATTTCGCATCGTCACAGAAGCGGGCGCAGCGGAGCAGGCAGCGCTAAAAGCCGATGCCGACGATATTGCTGCCATCCAGCATGCATGGGAACAGTTGGAGCGCATTATCGAAACGCAGGGGATCGGTGCGCAGGACGACTTCATGTTCCACCTCGCGGTGGCGCGTGCGTCGAAAAACCCGTTTTTCATCACCGTCATGTCGTTCATCGAAGAGCAGATCCTCTTCAGCATGAATCTGTCTCGCAATCTGTCGCTGGTGAAAACGGTGGCGCGGCAGCGGCTCGTGCAGGCGGAGCATAAGGCGGTGCTCGAGGCGATTCGCCGTAAGGACGTGCCCGCCGCTGGACATGCGATGCGCGCGCA
- a CDS encoding universal stress protein, which translates to MYTRIFVAVDGSKTSRRAFEAALALARSNGAVLRPFYVVENTPLYFEAPGYDPSVLRNRLVEEGKELGAEFAKAMADQGVKGELAIGEASSLDDVSAVVLKAAADFKADLLVMGTHGRRGFQRLILGSVAERCVRQAHLPVLLVPSAAGKTGDAD; encoded by the coding sequence ATGTACACACGCATCTTTGTAGCGGTCGACGGCAGCAAAACCTCGCGCCGTGCGTTCGAAGCAGCGCTCGCGCTCGCCAGATCCAACGGCGCGGTCTTGCGGCCGTTCTATGTCGTCGAAAACACGCCGCTTTATTTCGAGGCGCCCGGCTACGATCCATCCGTATTGCGGAACCGTCTCGTCGAAGAGGGCAAGGAGCTCGGCGCTGAATTCGCCAAGGCGATGGCCGACCAGGGCGTGAAGGGCGAACTTGCGATAGGCGAGGCATCGTCGCTGGACGATGTTTCAGCGGTCGTGCTCAAGGCCGCCGCCGATTTCAAAGCCGACCTGCTGGTCATGGGCACCCATGGACGGCGCGGTTTTCAGCGGCTGATCCTCGGCAGTGTCGCCGAACGCTGTGTGCGGCAGGCGCACTTACCCGTGCTCCTCGTGCCGTCCGCGGCAGGTAAGACGGGCGACGCGGACTGA
- a CDS encoding helix-turn-helix domain-containing protein, which yields MRQLCMPHGLSCDELAKLETLICSARSVPRGEALYRSGDRFDNIYAVRSGSMKTVMAHRGGREQVTGLRLAGEALGLDGISNDVHACSAVALEDSTVCIVPYTALKSLCREISSMQERMHKLLGEQIVREAAQMMVLGSLSADERVAAFLLDVSERNAQRGYSSAEFNLRMTREDMGSYLGMTLETVSRTLSRFQKRGLIDTQGKHIRIVDLDGLRQV from the coding sequence ATGCGGCAACTCTGCATGCCCCATGGTCTCTCGTGCGACGAACTCGCGAAACTCGAAACGCTGATTTGCTCGGCGCGCTCAGTGCCGCGCGGTGAGGCGCTGTATCGCAGCGGCGACCGCTTCGACAATATCTACGCGGTGCGTTCCGGTTCGATGAAAACCGTCATGGCGCACCGAGGCGGCCGCGAGCAGGTCACGGGTTTGCGGCTCGCCGGCGAAGCTCTCGGTCTCGACGGCATCAGCAATGACGTGCATGCCTGCAGCGCCGTTGCGCTCGAAGACAGCACCGTGTGCATCGTGCCGTATACGGCGCTCAAGTCGCTATGCCGCGAAATAAGTTCGATGCAGGAGCGCATGCACAAACTGCTGGGCGAGCAGATCGTGCGCGAAGCGGCGCAAATGATGGTGCTCGGTTCGCTCTCGGCGGATGAACGGGTCGCGGCATTCCTGCTCGACGTGTCGGAGCGCAACGCCCAACGCGGGTATTCGTCGGCGGAATTCAATTTGCGCATGACGCGGGAAGACATGGGCAGCTACCTCGGCATGACGCTCGAAACCGTCAGCCGCACCTTGTCAAGATTTCAAAAGCGCGGCCTGATCGACACGCAGGGCAAGCACATCCGGATCGTCGATCTGGACGGGCTGCGGCAAGTCTAG
- a CDS encoding SUMF1/EgtB/PvdO family nonheme iron enzyme, with the protein MNRDPAPHHPLVQRLIEARQVTDALFSIVKPEFLYERPIRERHRIVFYIGHLEAFDRNLLDQRLCDLPAFDARLDQLFAFGIDPVDGGFPTDQPSDWPSLDTVRGYGLRAREQIDRELEALTHAAQPGRDGAQAGTAGQLLNVAIEHRLMHAETLAYMLHQLPLAQKLTELREPVVTRAGERQALSSMVSVPAGATVLGMSRDSGRFGWDNEFGEMRVEVPAFEIDRYMVTNGAFREFIEAGGYREPKWWSQKDWAWKEAEHIEHPACWSPRRASGQAGEPGAWMLRTMFDEVPLPLDWPAYVSHAEASAYARWAGKALPTEAQWQRAAHGAPRTASGNFDFRSWNPQPVDAYPDNVSAFGVEGQFGNGWEWTSTVFDALPGFEAFTFYPGYSANFFDGQHYVIKGGSARTAQCMLRPTFRNWFQPHYQYVYAGFRCVGC; encoded by the coding sequence ATGAATCGCGACCCCGCCCCGCATCACCCGCTCGTCCAGCGCCTGATCGAAGCGCGTCAAGTCACCGACGCGCTGTTTTCCATCGTCAAACCTGAGTTTCTGTATGAACGCCCGATCCGCGAGCGCCACCGGATCGTGTTTTACATCGGCCATCTCGAAGCTTTCGATCGTAATCTGCTCGATCAGCGCCTGTGCGATCTGCCAGCGTTCGATGCGCGCCTCGACCAGCTCTTTGCCTTCGGCATCGACCCCGTCGATGGCGGTTTTCCCACCGACCAGCCCAGCGACTGGCCGTCGCTCGACACGGTTCGCGGCTACGGCTTGCGCGCGCGCGAACAGATCGACCGCGAACTCGAGGCACTGACGCACGCGGCCCAACCCGGCCGCGACGGCGCGCAAGCCGGGACCGCGGGGCAATTGCTGAACGTCGCGATCGAGCATCGGCTAATGCATGCCGAGACGCTGGCGTACATGCTCCATCAGTTGCCCCTCGCGCAGAAGCTCACCGAACTGCGCGAGCCCGTTGTGACGCGTGCCGGAGAACGGCAGGCGTTGTCGTCGATGGTCAGCGTGCCCGCCGGTGCGACCGTACTCGGCATGTCGCGCGACAGCGGCCGCTTCGGTTGGGACAACGAGTTCGGCGAAATGCGAGTCGAGGTGCCCGCCTTCGAGATCGATCGCTACATGGTGACGAACGGCGCTTTCCGTGAGTTCATCGAGGCAGGCGGCTATCGCGAGCCGAAGTGGTGGTCGCAGAAGGATTGGGCGTGGAAGGAAGCCGAGCACATCGAACATCCCGCCTGCTGGTCGCCGCGCCGCGCGAGCGGCCAAGCGGGCGAACCCGGCGCATGGATGCTGCGCACGATGTTCGACGAAGTCCCGTTGCCGCTCGACTGGCCTGCGTATGTGAGCCACGCCGAAGCCAGCGCCTACGCGCGCTGGGCAGGCAAAGCGCTGCCCACCGAGGCGCAATGGCAGCGAGCCGCGCACGGTGCACCGCGCACCGCATCGGGTAATTTCGATTTTCGCAGTTGGAATCCGCAACCGGTGGATGCGTATCCGGACAACGTCAGTGCATTCGGCGTGGAAGGTCAATTCGGCAATGGCTGGGAGTGGACCTCGACGGTGTTCGACGCGCTACCCGGCTTCGAAGCCTTTACGTTTTATCCCGGTTATTCCGCCAACTTTTTCGACGGCCAGCATTATGTGATCAAAGGCGGCTCGGCGCGCACCGCGCAGTGCATGTTGAGGCCGACTTTCCGCAACTGGTTTCAGCCGCATTATCAATATGTATATGCGGGGTTTCGGTGTGTGGGGTGTTGA
- a CDS encoding phosphatase PAP2 family protein: MNSFDVAIQSFLTHTAFSSNLINHAIRVFAGLYTFKGLVLIPILWWMWFKPGQGGEWEREMVIATIASGLLSLAIGRLLALYLPFRVRPIYNLELHLSFPSAGLREEVLRTWSSFPSDHAMLWMSVATGIFLVWRRVGVLALLYTAIFICLPRVYLGLHYPTDVLAGGVIGIIITYVMTRNPVRKRFATPILGWVHRFPGPCYMLAFLLCFELVTQFDEILSLKQSVLKALQRHEVATIGLSATTGSMPRVQAPGMSAWIHVT; this comes from the coding sequence ATGAATAGTTTCGACGTTGCAATCCAAAGCTTTCTGACGCACACCGCTTTCAGTTCCAACCTGATTAACCACGCGATAAGGGTATTTGCGGGCTTATACACCTTCAAGGGCCTCGTACTCATACCCATACTGTGGTGGATGTGGTTCAAACCCGGCCAGGGTGGTGAATGGGAGCGTGAAATGGTCATCGCAACTATTGCGAGCGGCCTTCTGTCGCTCGCAATAGGCAGGCTCCTCGCCCTTTATTTGCCATTTCGGGTGCGGCCAATCTATAACCTCGAACTGCACCTGAGCTTCCCCTCTGCTGGTCTACGGGAGGAGGTGCTGCGAACCTGGAGTTCCTTTCCGAGCGACCACGCAATGCTGTGGATGTCAGTTGCGACAGGAATCTTTCTCGTTTGGCGCCGCGTGGGCGTCCTGGCGCTCCTGTACACCGCAATCTTCATATGCCTGCCGCGCGTTTATCTCGGCTTGCACTATCCCACCGACGTACTCGCAGGGGGCGTGATCGGAATCATCATCACGTATGTCATGACACGGAACCCCGTTAGAAAGCGTTTCGCAACACCGATCCTGGGGTGGGTGCACAGATTTCCCGGGCCCTGTTATATGCTGGCGTTTCTATTGTGTTTTGAACTGGTAACCCAGTTCGACGAGATACTTTCGCTCAAGCAGTCGGTTTTAAAAGCACTGCAACGGCACGAAGTGGCAACTATCGGCCTGTCAGCCACGACTGGCTCCATGCCGCGCGTTCAAGCGCCTGGAATGTCAGCGTGGATCCATGTGACGTAG
- a CDS encoding GlxA family transcriptional regulator has product MRKVKVGMVVFPGFQLLDIAGPKDAFAEVKVLSSGECEYEMLTVGTTRGTVQSSSGLTTVPDRTIFDPCPEFDTVIVPGGLGIFDAFDDPALSGWLKEQHKHCRRVSAICNGLFALGSAGLLDNKVVTTHWMDVPRLGATFPRAKIEPDHIFVQDGKIFTTAGVTAGIDLSLAMIEDDFGRQMALDVAKYLIVYLRRAGGQSQFSPLLESLAVPGSQTVLLQQYMLDHLHLEHTVASLAERVHMSSRNLTRTFTRECGVGPMTFLNNARIDAARRYLEGTELSLREIARRCGYDTMDGFRRTFQRRLDINPAEYRDRFRPDVTAALKEEGRLDKRSGSRALFAAPAKFASSR; this is encoded by the coding sequence ATGAGGAAGGTCAAGGTCGGCATGGTCGTGTTTCCGGGCTTTCAGTTGCTGGATATTGCTGGGCCGAAAGACGCATTCGCCGAAGTGAAGGTTTTGAGTTCCGGTGAATGCGAGTATGAAATGCTCACGGTCGGTACAACGCGTGGCACGGTCCAGTCGTCGAGCGGATTGACGACTGTGCCGGACCGGACGATTTTTGACCCATGTCCTGAGTTCGACACCGTGATCGTGCCAGGCGGCCTCGGCATTTTCGATGCGTTCGACGATCCAGCGCTGAGTGGCTGGCTGAAGGAGCAACACAAACACTGTCGTCGCGTGTCCGCGATCTGTAATGGGCTATTCGCACTCGGGTCGGCGGGCTTGCTGGACAACAAGGTCGTCACGACCCACTGGATGGACGTGCCACGTCTCGGCGCAACTTTCCCGCGCGCGAAAATCGAACCCGACCACATCTTCGTGCAGGACGGAAAAATTTTTACGACGGCTGGCGTGACCGCGGGAATTGACCTGTCTCTGGCAATGATAGAAGACGATTTCGGGCGCCAGATGGCGCTCGACGTCGCGAAGTACCTGATCGTCTACCTGCGACGCGCAGGTGGTCAGTCGCAATTCAGTCCGCTGCTCGAGTCGCTTGCCGTGCCCGGCTCGCAGACCGTGCTGCTGCAGCAGTACATGCTGGATCATTTGCATCTGGAGCATACGGTTGCGTCGCTTGCCGAGCGCGTTCATATGAGTTCGCGCAATCTGACCCGCACCTTCACGCGCGAATGCGGCGTTGGCCCGATGACTTTCCTGAACAACGCCCGAATAGACGCGGCCCGGCGTTACCTGGAAGGAACCGAACTCTCGCTGCGCGAGATCGCCCGACGCTGTGGCTACGACACGATGGACGGATTCCGGCGCACCTTCCAGCGGCGGCTCGACATCAATCCGGCCGAGTATCGCGACAGGTTTCGGCCAGATGTCACGGCGGCCCTGAAGGAGGAAGGCCGGCTTGACAAACGTTCGGGGTCGCGCGCTCTGTTTGCAGCGCCCGCAAAATTTGCTTCTTCGCGATGA
- a CDS encoding HoxN/HupN/NixA family nickel/cobalt transporter: MNATRTCMTSELPLRRRVGAMYALLLCINVTAWVWAWTVLRAHPALLGTAFLAYSFGLRHAMDADHIAAIDNVTRKLMNDGKRPVTVGFYFALGHSATVVAGAVIVALATRALSHYFDAFRETGAMLGTIVSASFLLMIGVVNVVLLGGLIRSFRQLRNGGTRTDADSRVADFEGNALARLFKPLFRMIRSSWLMLPLGVLFGLGFETATEVALLGTSASQASAGLSMWTILAFPALFAAGMLTIDTTDGILMVGAYGWAYVKPQRKVYYNLTITLLSTAVALLVGAIEALGLIGEQFGLTGAAWRFVGMLNENFGLLGYAIVALFIGGWIVSAAVYRLKGYDREPFSV, from the coding sequence ATGAACGCTACCAGAACCTGCATGACGTCAGAACTGCCGCTGCGTCGTCGCGTCGGCGCGATGTATGCGCTGCTCTTATGCATCAACGTGACGGCGTGGGTATGGGCGTGGACTGTGTTGCGCGCGCATCCGGCCTTGCTCGGCACGGCGTTTCTCGCGTATAGCTTCGGTCTGCGTCACGCGATGGACGCCGACCATATCGCCGCCATCGACAACGTCACGCGAAAACTGATGAACGACGGCAAGCGGCCAGTGACGGTCGGCTTCTACTTCGCGCTCGGGCATTCGGCGACGGTCGTCGCCGGTGCGGTGATCGTTGCGCTGGCCACCCGCGCGCTCAGCCATTACTTCGATGCATTCCGCGAAACCGGCGCCATGCTCGGCACGATCGTGTCCGCGTCGTTTCTGCTGATGATCGGCGTGGTCAACGTCGTCTTGCTGGGCGGCCTGATCCGTTCCTTCCGCCAACTGCGCAACGGCGGCACGCGTACGGATGCCGACTCGCGCGTCGCCGACTTCGAAGGGAACGCGCTTGCGCGTTTGTTCAAGCCGTTATTCCGGATGATCCGCTCGAGCTGGTTGATGCTGCCGCTCGGTGTGCTATTCGGATTGGGCTTCGAAACCGCGACTGAGGTCGCGCTGCTGGGAACGTCGGCATCGCAGGCATCCGCAGGCCTGTCGATGTGGACGATTCTGGCGTTCCCGGCGCTCTTCGCAGCGGGCATGCTGACCATCGACACCACCGACGGGATTTTGATGGTCGGCGCATACGGCTGGGCGTATGTTAAACCGCAGCGCAAGGTGTATTACAACCTGACGATCACGCTGCTGTCCACGGCGGTGGCTTTGCTCGTCGGCGCAATAGAGGCGCTGGGGTTGATCGGCGAGCAGTTCGGTCTGACCGGTGCGGCCTGGCGATTTGTCGGTATGCTCAACGAAAATTTCGGCCTGCTCGGGTATGCGATCGTCGCGCTGTTTATTGGCGGATGGATCGTCTCGGCGGCGGTCTATAGACTCAAGGGCTACGACCGCGAGCCGTTCTCGGTGTAG